From the genome of Deltaproteobacteria bacterium, one region includes:
- the hemE gene encoding uroporphyrinogen decarboxylase, producing MPAPFRFIEACRGRPVDCTPVWLMRQAGRYQASYRRIRERVSFFELCSTPELAAQVTVDAVEQLGVDAGIIFSDILVLPRAMGAPMEITDKGPVLEHPIATAAEVAALEVVDPVERMSFVMEAIRLTLSGLGGRVPLIGFAGAPFTLACYLVEGKHSRDFNRFKRMMVTDERTAHALLEKLTEMVSRHLRAQVEAGCHAVQLFDSWAGILSPADYRRFVLPYSQRIFASLADLGVPRLHFGTATSTLLELLREAGADVVGLDWRVDIGEARRRLGQQVPVQGNLDPCLLFAPRATLEARVRELLSAVDGAAGHIFNLGHGVLPETPEENARLLVELVHRLSAR from the coding sequence ATGCCTGCTCCTTTCCGTTTCATCGAGGCCTGCCGCGGCCGGCCAGTGGACTGCACGCCCGTCTGGCTGATGCGCCAGGCCGGTCGATACCAAGCGTCCTACCGGCGCATCCGCGAGCGGGTCTCGTTCTTCGAGCTCTGCAGCACCCCCGAGCTGGCTGCCCAGGTCACGGTGGACGCCGTCGAGCAGCTCGGCGTGGACGCCGGGATCATCTTCTCTGATATCCTGGTGCTCCCCCGCGCCATGGGCGCGCCGATGGAGATTACCGACAAGGGTCCGGTCCTCGAACACCCGATCGCCACCGCCGCGGAGGTGGCCGCTCTCGAGGTCGTGGACCCCGTGGAGCGCATGTCCTTCGTGATGGAGGCCATCCGGCTGACTCTCTCCGGCCTCGGCGGACGCGTTCCCCTGATCGGCTTCGCCGGTGCCCCCTTCACGCTGGCCTGCTATCTCGTCGAGGGAAAGCACTCGCGCGACTTCAACCGCTTCAAGCGGATGATGGTCACCGACGAGCGCACGGCGCACGCACTCCTCGAGAAGCTCACCGAGATGGTGTCGCGACACCTCCGTGCGCAGGTGGAGGCCGGTTGCCACGCGGTACAGCTCTTCGACTCGTGGGCCGGCATCCTCTCGCCGGCCGACTACCGGCGCTTCGTCCTCCCCTACAGCCAGCGCATCTTCGCCAGCCTCGCCGACCTGGGCGTGCCGCGGCTCCACTTCGGCACGGCCACCTCCACGTTGCTCGAGCTCCTGCGCGAGGCGGGGGCCGACGTGGTCGGACTCGATTGGCGCGTGGACATCGGCGAGGCCCGGCGCCGTCTCGGTCAGCAGGTCCCCGTCCAGGGGAACCTCGACCCCTGCCTGCTCTTCGCCCCTCGCGCCACCCTCGAGGCCCGCGTGCGCGAGCTCCTCTCCGCGGTGGACGGCGCGGCGGGGCACATCTTCAACCTGGGCCACGGCGTGTTGCCCGAGACGCCCGAGGAGAACGCGCGCCTGCTGGTCGAGCTGGTACACCGCCTCTCCGCGCGCTGA
- a CDS encoding bifunctional riboflavin kinase/FAD synthetase — protein MQVFRSAKGLRGMLAGPAVAIGNFDGVHLGHQALMRRAKELAHAHGGSGVALTFDPHPARYFKPDLAPPLITSLDQRLELLAAQGLDAVVVEPFGEALASLAPDAFVEEVLVRGLGAQHVVVGESFVFGHRRGGSLATLTELGHRHGFTTVGLPAVCAQEIVVSSTKIREFVLMGRMEGATLLLGRDHFVDGVVVTGQGRGRTIGVPTANLASENELVPGRGVYAARATLASGDEREAVVNIGTAPTFGGSPLATVEAHLLDFEGELVGQRLRLHFAHRLRDERKFPSAGALVEAIRADIATARSYFAGRPR, from the coding sequence ATGCAGGTCTTCCGGAGCGCGAAGGGCCTACGCGGAATGCTCGCCGGGCCAGCCGTGGCCATCGGCAACTTCGACGGCGTGCACCTCGGCCACCAGGCGCTGATGCGGCGCGCGAAAGAGCTCGCCCACGCGCACGGCGGCAGCGGCGTCGCGCTGACCTTCGACCCGCACCCGGCCCGCTACTTCAAGCCCGACCTGGCTCCACCACTCATCACGAGCCTCGACCAGCGCCTCGAGCTGCTCGCCGCGCAGGGCCTCGACGCCGTCGTCGTGGAGCCCTTCGGCGAGGCCCTGGCCTCGCTCGCGCCGGACGCCTTCGTGGAGGAGGTCCTCGTGCGGGGCCTCGGCGCGCAGCACGTCGTGGTGGGAGAGTCCTTCGTCTTCGGGCATCGGCGCGGGGGGTCGCTCGCGACCCTGACCGAGCTCGGGCACCGCCACGGCTTCACCACCGTGGGACTCCCTGCCGTCTGCGCGCAGGAGATCGTCGTCTCGAGCACCAAGATCCGCGAGTTCGTCCTGATGGGACGCATGGAGGGGGCGACGCTCCTGCTCGGGCGCGACCACTTCGTGGACGGTGTGGTTGTCACCGGCCAGGGCCGGGGGCGAACGATCGGCGTTCCAACGGCCAACCTGGCCTCGGAGAACGAGCTCGTTCCCGGCCGCGGCGTCTACGCGGCGCGTGCCACGCTCGCCTCGGGCGACGAGCGGGAGGCCGTGGTCAACATCGGCACGGCCCCCACCTTCGGCGGATCGCCCTTGGCCACGGTCGAGGCCCACCTGCTCGACTTCGAAGGCGAGCTCGTCGGCCAGCGCCTGCGCCTGCACTTCGCGCATCGGCTGCGCGACGAGCGCAAGTTCCCCTCGGCGGGGGCGCTCGTGGAGGCCATCCGGGCCGACATCGCCACCGCGAGGAGCTACTTCGCGGGACGGCCCCGATGA
- a CDS encoding SUMF1/EgtB/PvdO family nonheme iron enzyme, with the protein MVTSTWPRSIAQGREGGVAFRRAARAVGALCSAAVRAFVRVGCLCWAALLLAPAVRADELVLVPAGTFPMGSLGGDADERPVRRVTLPAFRIDRTEVTQGAYARCVAAGACRPARRYAGLESAELPAVGVSWEDAVAYCRYVRKRLPTEAEWERAARGTDGRSYPWGAGLDCRRANFGNFDGEGPCAGTHPGRVGPVGRFPGGRSPVGAFDMGGNAWEWVADWYGPYGGPTTDPRGPVRGRFRVVRGGSCCSYFAMPRATNRARFEPDYAGDDVGFRCASSVGGHVGPSSASSSAR; encoded by the coding sequence ATGGTGACCTCCACGTGGCCGCGGAGCATAGCGCAGGGACGCGAGGGTGGCGTCGCCTTTCGTCGCGCCGCGCGGGCGGTCGGTGCGCTATGCTCCGCAGCCGTGCGCGCGTTTGTTCGGGTCGGGTGTCTCTGCTGGGCCGCCCTGCTGCTGGCTCCTGCCGTGCGGGCCGACGAGCTCGTGCTCGTGCCCGCGGGGACCTTCCCCATGGGCAGCCTCGGCGGGGACGCGGACGAGCGGCCGGTTCGGCGCGTGACCCTGCCGGCCTTTCGCATCGATCGTACAGAGGTGACCCAGGGAGCGTACGCCCGCTGCGTGGCCGCCGGGGCCTGCCGACCGGCGCGGCGCTACGCCGGCCTCGAGAGCGCGGAGCTGCCGGCCGTGGGGGTCTCCTGGGAGGACGCCGTTGCCTACTGCCGCTACGTTCGCAAGCGGCTCCCCACGGAGGCTGAGTGGGAACGCGCGGCGCGCGGGACCGACGGTCGAAGCTACCCCTGGGGGGCGGGGCTGGATTGCCGACGCGCGAACTTCGGCAACTTCGACGGCGAGGGGCCCTGCGCGGGGACGCACCCGGGGCGCGTGGGACCGGTCGGCCGCTTTCCCGGCGGGCGGAGTCCCGTGGGGGCGTTCGACATGGGCGGCAACGCGTGGGAGTGGGTCGCGGACTGGTACGGCCCCTACGGCGGCCCGACGACGGACCCCCGTGGACCTGTGCGAGGCCGCTTTCGCGTGGTCCGCGGCGGGTCGTGCTGCTCGTACTTCGCCATGCCCCGCGCGACGAACCGCGCGCGCTTCGAGCCCGACTACGCCGGGGACGACGTCGGCTTTCGCTGCGCCTCCTCCGTCGGAGGCCACGTCGGGCCTTCGAGCGCGTCTTCGAGCGCGCGTTGA
- a CDS encoding methylmalonyl-CoA mutase: MAQDSAGRPKKYETMSGLPLKAQYGPDDLPPFEEVGAAGEYPFTRGIHPTMYRGRAWTMRMFAGFGTPEETNRRFHYLLEQGQTGLSTAFDMPTLMGYDPDDPRSLGEVGREGVSVASVEDMLRLFAGIPLDRVSTSMTINAPAIVVLALYVAAAESQGVAPEALRGTTQTDILKEFIAQKEWICPVRPSMRLVRDMLVWCTKHAPQWNTISISGYHIREAGATAVQELAFTLADGLAYVALGQQAGLDVDTFGKRLSFFFDVHNDFFEEVAKFRAARRMWARFMKERFGAKDSRTWLLRTHAQTAGVSLTAQQPYNNIVRTTLQALAAVLGGTQSLHTNSFDETYALPTEEAATIALRTQQIVADESGVAQVVDPLGGSYFVEALTTKVEEAAMEYIRRIDELGGMTRAVEQGYPQREISRSAYEDQRKVEEQQRIIVGLNRYRTDGGKDVIPTLKIELEGEQRQRERIRELRGRRDAARVRRLLDDVRSACREEAACTFYPILEAVRAHATVGEICRIFREEFGEHTDPAYL, from the coding sequence ATGGCCCAGGACTCCGCAGGACGCCCGAAGAAGTACGAGACGATGTCGGGGCTTCCGCTGAAGGCGCAGTACGGCCCCGACGATCTGCCCCCCTTCGAGGAGGTGGGTGCGGCCGGCGAATACCCCTTCACGCGCGGGATCCATCCCACGATGTACCGTGGCCGGGCCTGGACCATGCGCATGTTCGCCGGGTTCGGCACCCCCGAGGAGACGAACCGACGTTTCCACTACCTGCTCGAGCAGGGGCAGACGGGGCTCTCGACGGCCTTCGACATGCCGACGCTCATGGGCTACGACCCCGACGACCCGCGGTCCCTCGGCGAGGTCGGGCGCGAAGGGGTCTCCGTCGCGTCGGTCGAGGACATGCTGCGCCTCTTCGCCGGCATTCCGCTCGACCGCGTCAGCACCTCGATGACGATCAACGCGCCGGCCATCGTGGTGCTGGCGCTCTACGTGGCCGCGGCCGAGAGCCAGGGCGTGGCCCCTGAGGCGCTGCGCGGCACCACGCAGACCGACATCCTCAAGGAGTTCATCGCGCAGAAGGAGTGGATCTGTCCGGTGCGCCCGTCGATGCGCCTCGTCCGCGACATGCTCGTCTGGTGCACCAAGCACGCGCCGCAGTGGAACACGATCAGCATCAGCGGCTACCACATCCGCGAGGCCGGGGCGACCGCGGTGCAGGAGCTCGCCTTCACGCTCGCCGACGGGCTGGCCTACGTGGCGCTCGGACAGCAGGCCGGCCTCGACGTGGACACCTTCGGCAAGCGGCTGTCGTTCTTCTTCGACGTGCACAACGACTTCTTTGAGGAGGTGGCAAAGTTCCGCGCGGCGCGGCGCATGTGGGCGCGCTTCATGAAAGAGCGTTTCGGCGCCAAGGATTCGCGCACCTGGCTCCTCCGGACGCACGCCCAGACCGCGGGGGTTTCGCTGACGGCGCAGCAGCCCTACAACAACATCGTGCGCACCACGCTCCAAGCGCTCGCCGCCGTGCTAGGCGGGACGCAATCGCTCCACACCAACTCCTTCGACGAGACGTACGCGCTTCCGACGGAGGAGGCGGCCACCATCGCGCTGCGGACGCAGCAGATCGTCGCCGACGAGAGTGGCGTGGCGCAGGTCGTGGACCCCCTCGGTGGGTCGTACTTCGTCGAGGCGCTCACGACCAAGGTAGAGGAGGCGGCGATGGAGTACATCCGCCGCATCGACGAGCTGGGGGGGATGACGCGGGCCGTGGAGCAGGGCTACCCCCAGCGCGAGATCAGTCGCAGCGCCTACGAGGATCAGCGCAAGGTGGAGGAGCAGCAGCGCATCATCGTCGGCCTGAATCGCTACCGCACCGATGGGGGCAAGGACGTCATTCCGACGCTGAAGATCGAGCTCGAGGGCGAGCAGCGCCAGAGAGAGCGCATTCGCGAGCTCCGGGGGCGGCGGGACGCGGCGCGCGTGCGGCGGCTGCTCGACGACGTGCGGAGCGCCTGCCGGGAGGAGGCCGCGTGCACCTTCTACCCGATCCTCGAGGCGGTGCGGGCGCACGCCACCGTCGGGGAGATCTGCCGCATCTTTCGCGAGGAGTTCGGCGAGCACACCGACCCTGCGTACCTGTGA
- the lon gene encoding endopeptidase La yields the protein MTERNRHEGLVRLAVIPLRNTVLFPGVVQPIDVGRPRSLSAAERAASTPNERIAFVTQTVPELDDPGTMDVYPSGVEGEVLRVMKASPGRATVVARGLRRLELVELEEGEDALYGYFREVVETGERDVEAQGLALAVRDMAKQLVSVSPDIPDEAAAMLDQLREPGRLADVAASNLEASIPEKIELLKLHDVVARLQEVLTRLQRALETHRVKEQIDSHVRSEMGRHQREAMLRQRLRAIQEELGDSDEDDAAGEFEERIEEAAMPADVEEVARKQILRLRQIPPQSPEYTVTRTYLEWLVELPWNKLTEDYLNLDHARQVLDEDHYGLDKVKKRIVEYLAVRKLKPDKKGPILCLIGPPGVGKTSTGRSVARALGRKYVRASLGGVRDEAEIRGHRRTYVGALPGRIIQSMRRAGTRNPVFVLDEIDKIGADFRGDPAAALLEVLDPEQNATFSDHFLEVPFDLSQVLFFATANQIDPIPPALKDRLEILELPGYTRSEKLHIARRHLLPKQVTEHGLTDEQFRIDDAAVTEVIDSYTREAGVRNLERELASVCRSVAVKLAAGEPTTGEIHGGEVEGILGPQRFYPEIAERTELPGVATGLAWTPVGGELMFIEATDMPGKGRLILTGHLGEVMQESAQAALTFARSRATQLGLEPDFLASCDLHLHVPAGAVRKDGPSAGLTMVTALVSLLSDRPVRDDLAMTGEISLRGTIMPVGGIKEKVLAAHRGGIRRVLLPDRNRKDAVDIPAEVLTEMELVYVSTIQEAMEIALTAAQPNPRRRRSPMPAPVPDTSAHSAM from the coding sequence ATGACTGAGCGAAACAGACACGAGGGGTTGGTCCGGCTGGCGGTGATCCCGCTGCGCAACACCGTGCTTTTCCCGGGAGTGGTCCAACCCATCGACGTGGGCCGCCCGCGCTCTCTGTCCGCAGCCGAGCGCGCAGCCAGCACGCCGAACGAGCGCATCGCGTTCGTGACGCAGACGGTGCCCGAGCTGGACGACCCGGGCACGATGGACGTCTACCCGAGCGGCGTGGAGGGAGAGGTTCTTCGGGTGATGAAGGCCTCCCCCGGCCGGGCCACCGTCGTGGCTCGTGGCCTGCGCCGCCTCGAGCTCGTCGAGCTCGAGGAGGGAGAGGACGCGCTCTACGGCTACTTCCGTGAGGTCGTGGAGACGGGCGAGCGGGACGTCGAGGCGCAAGGCCTGGCCCTCGCCGTGCGCGACATGGCGAAGCAGCTCGTCTCTGTCTCTCCGGACATCCCTGACGAGGCCGCGGCGATGCTGGACCAGCTCCGCGAGCCGGGCCGCCTGGCCGACGTGGCAGCGTCCAACCTCGAGGCCTCGATCCCCGAGAAGATCGAGCTGCTCAAGTTGCACGACGTGGTAGCCCGGCTACAGGAGGTGCTGACGCGGCTCCAGCGCGCGCTCGAAACGCATCGCGTGAAGGAGCAGATCGACTCGCACGTACGCTCCGAAATGGGCCGCCACCAGAGGGAGGCGATGCTCCGGCAGCGCCTGCGCGCGATCCAGGAGGAGCTCGGCGACTCGGACGAGGACGACGCCGCGGGCGAGTTCGAGGAGCGCATCGAAGAGGCCGCCATGCCGGCCGACGTGGAAGAGGTCGCGCGCAAGCAGATCCTCCGCCTGCGACAGATCCCGCCGCAATCCCCCGAGTACACCGTCACGCGAACCTACCTCGAGTGGCTCGTAGAGCTCCCCTGGAACAAGCTGACCGAGGACTACCTCAACCTCGACCACGCGCGGCAGGTCTTGGACGAGGACCACTACGGCCTAGACAAGGTGAAGAAGCGCATCGTCGAGTACCTGGCGGTCCGCAAGCTCAAGCCGGACAAGAAGGGACCCATCCTGTGCCTGATCGGCCCCCCGGGTGTGGGCAAGACCTCGACGGGGCGAAGCGTGGCCCGCGCGCTCGGCCGGAAGTACGTCCGCGCCTCGCTCGGCGGAGTCCGCGACGAGGCCGAGATCCGCGGACACCGGCGCACCTACGTGGGCGCGCTGCCCGGCCGCATCATCCAGAGCATGCGCCGCGCCGGCACCCGCAACCCCGTCTTCGTGCTGGATGAGATCGACAAGATCGGGGCCGACTTCCGTGGCGACCCGGCCGCTGCGCTCCTCGAGGTGCTGGACCCGGAGCAGAACGCGACCTTCAGCGACCACTTCCTCGAGGTCCCCTTCGATCTGTCGCAGGTGCTCTTTTTCGCCACGGCGAACCAGATCGACCCCATACCGCCCGCGCTCAAGGATCGCCTCGAGATCCTCGAGCTCCCCGGGTACACGCGCTCCGAGAAGCTGCACATCGCGCGACGTCATCTGCTGCCGAAGCAGGTCACGGAGCACGGGTTGACGGACGAGCAGTTCCGGATCGACGACGCCGCGGTCACGGAGGTGATCGACAGCTACACGCGAGAGGCCGGCGTCCGCAACCTGGAGCGCGAGCTGGCCTCCGTGTGCCGGAGCGTGGCCGTCAAGCTCGCCGCCGGAGAACCGACGACGGGCGAGATCCACGGCGGAGAGGTGGAGGGGATCCTGGGCCCGCAGCGCTTCTACCCGGAGATCGCCGAGCGCACCGAGCTACCGGGGGTCGCCACCGGCCTCGCGTGGACCCCGGTGGGCGGCGAGCTGATGTTCATCGAGGCCACTGACATGCCCGGCAAGGGGCGGCTCATCCTCACCGGTCACCTGGGCGAGGTGATGCAGGAGTCGGCGCAGGCCGCCCTGACCTTCGCGCGCTCGCGGGCCACCCAGCTCGGCCTGGAGCCCGACTTCCTGGCGAGCTGCGACCTGCACCTGCACGTCCCTGCGGGGGCCGTGCGCAAGGACGGTCCCTCGGCCGGCCTGACGATGGTCACTGCGCTCGTGTCGCTCCTCTCCGACCGCCCGGTGCGCGACGATCTGGCGATGACCGGGGAGATCTCGCTTCGCGGCACGATCATGCCCGTCGGTGGGATCAAGGAGAAGGTCCTCGCCGCCCACCGCGGCGGCATCCGACGCGTGCTCCTCCCCGACCGGAATCGCAAGGACGCGGTCGACATCCCCGCCGAGGTGCTCACGGAGATGGAGCTGGTCTACGTCTCCACGATCCAGGAGGCGATGGAGATCGCGCTCACCGCAGCGCAGCCCAACCCGCGTCGGCGACGCAGCCCGATGCCGGCGCCGGTACCCGATACCTCGGCCCACTCGGCCATGTAA
- a CDS encoding twin-arginine translocase TatA/TatE family subunit, with protein sequence MTKLLSRYGLLALTLGASGCSLGPTELLIILAIVVLLFGASRLPQLGKALGDTMRSFRQASADDALPSKKAGELDSKRRGEIEDADVEPAERKNDRKS encoded by the coding sequence ATGACGAAGCTCCTCTCGCGGTATGGCCTCCTCGCGCTGACGCTCGGCGCCTCCGGCTGCAGCCTCGGTCCCACCGAGCTCCTCATCATCCTGGCGATCGTGGTGCTGCTCTTCGGTGCCTCGCGCCTGCCGCAGCTCGGCAAGGCCCTGGGCGACACGATGCGGAGCTTCCGTCAGGCGAGCGCCGACGACGCGCTCCCGTCGAAGAAGGCGGGCGAGCTGGACAGCAAGCGGCGCGGTGAGATCGAGGACGCGGACGTCGAGCCCGCCGAGCGCAAGAACGACCGCAAGAGCTGA
- the kdsA gene encoding 3-deoxy-8-phosphooctulonate synthase, with translation MQIGGVRLGRGAPLALIAGPCVVEDEATLFAAAEALASLRDAHGLAVIFKSSYEKDNRTSASAYRGPGLAAGLSLLRAVRERFGLPVLADVHRAEDVASAAEALDAVQVPALLSRQTSFLETVAACGRPVVLKKGQFLSARGVAGALEKLRGAGAREVLVVERGSCFGYDRLVVDFGALDELRGLGCPVALDAGHPAPKRDSIPTLARAGVAAGVDALFVECHPDPGRALCDGERMLSLHVLAEELPVWLRVAAVVRGGGASVGSGALAGSSSLP, from the coding sequence GTGCAGATCGGTGGGGTTCGCCTGGGACGCGGTGCGCCCCTCGCGCTCATCGCGGGGCCGTGCGTCGTCGAGGACGAGGCCACCCTCTTCGCCGCGGCAGAGGCCCTGGCGAGCCTTCGCGATGCGCACGGGCTCGCCGTGATCTTCAAGAGCTCCTACGAGAAGGACAACCGTACCTCGGCCTCCGCCTACCGCGGGCCCGGACTCGCGGCGGGCCTTTCGCTGCTCCGAGCGGTGCGCGAGCGCTTCGGTCTGCCGGTGCTCGCCGACGTGCACCGGGCCGAGGACGTCGCCTCGGCCGCGGAGGCGCTGGATGCGGTCCAGGTGCCGGCGCTCCTTTCGCGGCAGACGAGCTTCCTCGAGACGGTGGCGGCGTGCGGTCGCCCCGTGGTGCTGAAGAAGGGGCAGTTCCTCTCGGCGCGCGGCGTGGCGGGGGCGCTCGAGAAGCTGCGCGGGGCGGGGGCGCGAGAGGTGCTGGTGGTCGAGCGCGGGAGCTGCTTCGGCTACGACCGCCTGGTGGTGGACTTCGGGGCCCTCGACGAGCTGCGCGGTCTTGGCTGCCCCGTCGCGCTGGACGCGGGGCACCCGGCTCCGAAGAGGGATAGCATCCCGACGCTGGCCCGGGCTGGCGTCGCGGCGGGTGTCGACGCGCTCTTCGTCGAGTGCCACCCGGACCCGGGGCGCGCGCTCTGCGACGGGGAACGGATGCTGTCCCTTCACGTGCTGGCGGAGGAGCTTCCGGTCTGGTTGCGCGTCGCGGCGGTGGTGCGGGGGGGCGGGGCTTCGGTGGGGAGCGGGGCCTTGGCGGGGAGCAGCTCGCTACCGTGA
- a CDS encoding tetratricopeptide repeat protein, protein MPREESQPFATATIARIYLEQGKLDAAERILQQVLAQQPGDPQALAGLAEVARRRTTPEAASGEDSERVHLERRGDGLACRYRVSAEARTRAELVLGEEGALVLRVVGFPARADAAPVDVPLRQIEGELAVSAPPGADLALAAVGALGEDGRFVAIAHSGMVPVHDRD, encoded by the coding sequence GTGCCCCGCGAGGAGAGCCAGCCCTTCGCCACGGCCACGATAGCGCGCATCTACCTCGAGCAGGGCAAGCTCGACGCCGCGGAGCGCATCCTGCAGCAGGTCCTGGCGCAGCAACCCGGCGACCCGCAGGCGCTGGCCGGACTCGCAGAGGTCGCGCGGCGCCGGACGACCCCCGAGGCCGCCAGCGGCGAGGACTCGGAGCGGGTGCACCTCGAGCGGCGCGGAGACGGGCTCGCCTGTCGGTACCGGGTCTCGGCGGAGGCGAGGACGCGCGCCGAGCTCGTGCTGGGCGAGGAAGGCGCGCTCGTGCTGCGCGTGGTGGGTTTCCCCGCGCGCGCCGACGCCGCCCCCGTCGACGTGCCGCTGCGACAGATCGAAGGAGAGCTGGCCGTGTCGGCGCCCCCCGGAGCGGACCTCGCGCTGGCCGCCGTCGGCGCACTCGGAGAGGATGGACGATTCGTCGCCATCGCGCACTCGGGCATGGTCCCCGTGCACGATCGCGACTAG
- a CDS encoding 4-hydroxy-tetrahydrodipicolinate synthase, whose product MFTGAITALVTPMRGGNVDLSALRAFVDFQIEAGIDAVVPCGTTGESATLTDEEQAQVIRTVVEQTRKRVPVIAGAGANSTAKAVQLSKMAAEAGADGLLHVTPYYNKPNQAGLVAHYSALAAAVKLPIVVYNVPGRTGCDLLPETMAQLAKLPGIVAIKEATGLLARGQQVVAACGEKVSVLSGDDATCLGLTLLGGHGVISVVSNVIPGPMAKMIAAARKGALDEARRIHYQYQNLMDLMFVESNPIPVKAGVAALGFGQNELRLPLVPLGGEKLERLTAELRRLGVLS is encoded by the coding sequence ATGTTCACCGGAGCGATCACCGCCCTCGTGACCCCGATGCGTGGGGGGAACGTGGACCTGTCGGCCCTGCGGGCGTTCGTGGACTTCCAGATCGAGGCGGGGATCGACGCCGTCGTCCCCTGCGGCACCACCGGGGAGTCAGCCACGCTCACCGACGAGGAGCAGGCCCAGGTCATCCGCACCGTCGTCGAGCAGACGCGCAAGCGCGTGCCGGTCATCGCGGGGGCCGGCGCGAACTCCACCGCCAAGGCGGTCCAGCTGAGCAAGATGGCCGCCGAGGCCGGCGCCGACGGGCTGCTGCACGTCACGCCGTACTACAACAAGCCGAACCAGGCCGGGCTCGTGGCGCACTACTCCGCCCTCGCCGCGGCGGTGAAGCTCCCCATCGTGGTCTACAACGTCCCCGGTCGCACGGGCTGCGACTTGCTCCCCGAGACGATGGCCCAGCTCGCGAAGCTCCCCGGGATCGTGGCCATCAAGGAGGCCACGGGGCTCCTGGCCCGCGGACAGCAGGTCGTCGCCGCATGCGGAGAGAAGGTCTCCGTCCTCTCCGGCGACGACGCGACCTGCCTCGGGCTCACGCTGCTCGGCGGCCACGGCGTCATCTCCGTCGTGTCGAACGTCATCCCCGGCCCGATGGCCAAGATGATCGCTGCCGCGCGCAAAGGAGCGCTCGACGAGGCGCGCCGCATCCACTACCAGTACCAGAACCTGATGGACCTCATGTTCGTCGAATCGAACCCCATCCCGGTCAAGGCCGGCGTGGCGGCCCTCGGCTTCGGACAGAACGAGCTGCGCCTGCCGCTCGTTCCCCTCGGAGGCGAGAAGCTCGAGCGCCTCACGGCCGAGCTGCGGCGGCTCGGGGTGCTGTCGTGA